The sequence CTACACCCTCAATGTGTCGTTCAAGACCGAGGACGTGGCCGACAACCTCAAGAACCAGAACGGTTTCGTGCCGGGTATCCGTCCCGGCAAGCGGACGGCCGAATACCTCGATTACGTGGTGAACCGCATTCTCGTTCTGGGCTCGGCCTATCTGGCGCTGGTCGTGTTGCTGCCAGAAATCGTGCGCACCAACCTGGCCATCACCGCCTATTTCGGGGGTACCTCGATCCTGATTATCGTCTCGGTGGGCATGGACACCGTGCAACAGATCCAATCGCATCTCTTGGCGCATCAATACGAGGGGCTGCTTGAGAAATCGCAGCTGCGCGGGCGCAAGGGCGGCAAATCGAAGGCACGGAAAGGGCCCGCACGTCGATGAACATCATTCTTCTCGGACCGCCCGGCGCGGGCAAAGGCACCCAGGCCGGCATTCTGGTCGAAGAGCGCGGCATGGTTCAGCTCTCGACCGGCGACATGCTGCGCGAGGCCAAGGGCAGCGGCACCGAGATGGGCAACCGCGTGGCCGAGGTCATGGCCCGTGGCGAGCTTGTCACCGACGAGATCGTGATCGGGCTGATCCGCGAAAAGCTGGCGACCGTCAAAGCCGCCGGGTTCATCTTCGACGGGTTCCCCCGCACCCTGGCGCAGGCCGATGCCCTTGGCGATCTTCTGGCCGACGAGGGGCAGACCCTCGATGCCGTGATCGAGATGCAGGTCGATGACGACGTGCTTGTACAACGGGTCGTCAACCGCGCCACCGAGGCCGCGGCCGCGGGGCAGCCCGTGCGCGCCGACGACAATGCCGAAAGCATGAAGGTGCGGCTGATGGAGTACTACAAGAAGACCTCGCCCCTGATCGGCTATTACCACGCCAAGGGGCAGCTTCAGTCCATCGACGGTCTGGGCCAGATCGACGAGGTCGCGGCCGCGATCAAGGCGATCCTGGGCTGAATCGGCGCGTGTCGGGGCCGATTGCCGCGGCAGGGGTTGACGATGTCACCGATCCCCAATATGCGCACCACTTCCGCAAGGAAAAGCGTGTCTCGATTCGGGGTGTCCCGGCCGCGACACACCACCTGTAGAGATGACTGCGGCCCGGTCGCGCGATGCGCCGGGCT comes from Roseibacterium elongatum DSM 19469 and encodes:
- a CDS encoding adenylate kinase; amino-acid sequence: MNIILLGPPGAGKGTQAGILVEERGMVQLSTGDMLREAKGSGTEMGNRVAEVMARGELVTDEIVIGLIREKLATVKAAGFIFDGFPRTLAQADALGDLLADEGQTLDAVIEMQVDDDVLVQRVVNRATEAAAAGQPVRADDNAESMKVRLMEYYKKTSPLIGYYHAKGQLQSIDGLGQIDEVAAAIKAILG